From a single Miscanthus floridulus cultivar M001 chromosome 8, ASM1932011v1, whole genome shotgun sequence genomic region:
- the LOC136474667 gene encoding nucleolin 2-like isoform X2, translating to MEGYSPRFGESVQLIGVPQHSRKGDPENSEVSVPVERQFGQGPVCRLRSSPRRLFNHRKTHNKQESSDDSSSESSSDDEPSKKPVAGSNKPPASCSSSDTDDSSSNEEPARKPTVLSKKLVTAVSNGSKNVKSDSSSSDTVVTM from the exons ATGGAGGGCTACAGTCCACGATTTGGAGAATCC GTTCAGCTAATTGGTGTTCCTCAACACAGCAGGAAAGGGGATCCAGAGAACAGTGAAGTCTCTGTTCCAGTAGAACGCCAATTCGGACAAG GACCTGTTTGCAGGTTAAGGTCCAGCCCAAGAAGGTTATTCAACCACAGAAAGACACACAATAAACAGGAGTCCAGTGATGACAGCAGCTCTGAGAGCTCCTCAGATGAT GAACCTTCCAAAAAACCAGTTGCTGGTTCAAATAAGCCACCTGCTAGTTGTAGCAGCAGTGACACTGATGATAGCAGTTCTAATGAGGAACCTGCAAGAAAGCCCACTGTCCTTTCAAAGAAGCTTGTCACAGCAGTTAGTAATGGTTCAAAAAATGTTAAGTCTGATAGCAGCAGCTCCGACACCGTTGTAACTATGTAA
- the LOC136474667 gene encoding uncharacterized protein isoform X3 has protein sequence MEGYSPRFGESVQLIGVPQHSRKGDPENSEVSVPVERQFGQGPVCRLRSSPRRLFNHRKTHNKQESSDDSSSESSSDDPKTPAKSQSQATGSKTIFDGNLAYSTDREQVKEFFESCRTGSPGRGFEATSP, from the exons ATGGAGGGCTACAGTCCACGATTTGGAGAATCC GTTCAGCTAATTGGTGTTCCTCAACACAGCAGGAAAGGGGATCCAGAGAACAGTGAAGTCTCTGTTCCAGTAGAACGCCAATTCGGACAAG GACCTGTTTGCAGGTTAAGGTCCAGCCCAAGAAGGTTATTCAACCACAGAAAGACACACAATAAACAGGAGTCCAGTGATGACAGCAGCTCTGAGAGCTCCTCAGATGAT CCCAAAACTCCTGCCAAAAGCCAAAGTCAGGCTACTGGTTCAAAGACTATTTTTGATGGGAATTTAGCCTATAGTACAGATCGTGAACAAGT TAAGGAATTTTTCGAGAGCTGTCGCACTGggtcaccaggtcgcgggtttGAAGCAAcctctccgtag
- the LOC136474667 gene encoding uncharacterized protein isoform X1 has protein sequence MASHCSGKRRHHRRLLLLEVAAARKSIEEKMSYGDVATGLQDARPPSRAEQTVQIDGEWRATVHDLENPKGDPENSEVSVPVERQFGQGPVCRLRSSPRRLFNHRKTHNKQESSDDSSSESSSDDEPSKKPVAGSNKPPASCSSSDTDDSSSNEEPARKPTVLSKKLVTAVSNGSKNVKSDSSSSDTVVTM, from the exons ATGGCGAGCCACTGTTCCGGAAAGAGACGCCATCACCGGCGGCTCCTGCTGTTGGAAGTTGCTGCCGCCCGCAAGAGTATAGAGGAGAAGATGAGCTACGGTGATGTAGCGACAGGACTGCAGGACGCCAGGCCGCCTTCCAGGGCGGAGCAAACAGTGCAAATCGATGGGGAATGGAGGGCTACAGTCCACGATTTGGAGAATCC GAAAGGGGATCCAGAGAACAGTGAAGTCTCTGTTCCAGTAGAACGCCAATTCGGACAAG GACCTGTTTGCAGGTTAAGGTCCAGCCCAAGAAGGTTATTCAACCACAGAAAGACACACAATAAACAGGAGTCCAGTGATGACAGCAGCTCTGAGAGCTCCTCAGATGAT GAACCTTCCAAAAAACCAGTTGCTGGTTCAAATAAGCCACCTGCTAGTTGTAGCAGCAGTGACACTGATGATAGCAGTTCTAATGAGGAACCTGCAAGAAAGCCCACTGTCCTTTCAAAGAAGCTTGTCACAGCAGTTAGTAATGGTTCAAAAAATGTTAAGTCTGATAGCAGCAGCTCCGACACCGTTGTAACTATGTAA